The DNA sequence CGGGTCTGGTGAGCGCGACCGTTCTGGAACGCTGCACCCATCTGGATCGACAGACGTTCGCGGAGAGCGTGTGGAGTGTCCGGCCGAGCCTGTCGCACGCTGCGGAGCTCCCGGCGCCCGGATACTCGGATCTGTTCGGGATCAACCAAGCCGACCAGCTTCTCAGCAGGCAAGGGCTTCGCACCCCCTTCCTCCGCGCGGCCAAGGACGGAGTTGCGCTGTCCCCAGGGTCAATAGCCGGGCCTGCTGGCGTCGGAGCTCAGATCTCCGATCAGGTCGATGACACCAAGGTGACGGGTCTCTTCGCGAGCGGTGCGACGATCGTTCTGCAGGGCCTGCACCGAACGCATCCTCCGCTTGAAGCATTTGCGCGTGGGCTGGCTGGCGAACTGGGGCACCCCGTCCAGGTGAACGCCTACATCACTCCACCAGAGTCGCAGGGGTTCAGTGCCCACTACGACACCCACGACGTTTTCGTCCTTCAGGTCTGTGGACGAAAGCGTTGGATCATTCATGAGCCGGTGATCGACTCTCCGCTTCCGCAACAACCGTGGCCGGCACGGCGTGAGGCCGTCGAGGCTGCCGCGTCGGCTGCGCCACATATGGAGGCGATCCTCGAGCCAGGTGACGCGCTCTATCTGCCGCGGGGATGGTTGCATGCTGCCGTCGCACTGGACCAGATCAGCATTCACCTGACAGTCGGCATTCACGTGTGGACCCGTCGGCACCTGGTCGAGCGCATTCTCGCCTCGGCCGGCGAGCGACAGCCCTTTCGTACCAGCCTTCCGATTGGCGTCGACTTCGGCGACCCGTCCACCTTCAAGGATGACTTCGCTGCGGTCGTCTCGGCGCTGCGCGCCGTTGCCGACGAGGCAGCAATGGACGAAGTCAGCGAGGCCTTGCGTGATCAGGTTGGGCGGTCCATGCGTCCCGAACCCATCGGACCAATCGCGCAAGGGCTGCTGGCTCACGAGGCCGGTCCCGACCTGGCCATTCGCTGGCGAGATGGCATCCGTCGTGATGCCCGGCCGTCGATCGACACCGACTGTGACCTGCGAGCACTGCAACGACTCTGTGCCGGCGGCACAGTGACAGCTGGCGAGCTGGGGCTGGCGACCGCCCGAGCGGCGCTGGCGGAAGGGCTCGTGGTGCCGTGTCCCTGACCGGCTGTCCTTGAGTGAGGGGTCTGCAGTCGTGCGGCCGGTTCTCACCAGTTCTCCACCGGCTGGGGGACCAGTCCTGCGAAGATGGCCCGATGCAGTCGATGACCGTTCCAGCCGACGATGGTGTCCCACTGCATGTCGGCATGACCGGCACTGGTCCGGCGGTGGTGGTCTTGTCCGGTGGTCCAGGCTGCGTCCACTACCTCGAAGATGATGCGCTGGCGCCGCGGGGTGCGCGCGCCTTCTATCCGGAGCCGCGAGGAGTCGGGCGATCCGGCGGAGGCCCGCATGACCTGCGCCGGGCCGTCGACGACTTGGAAGCTGTCCGCAAGATCAACAACATCCAACGATGGGTGGTCCTCGGCCACTCCTGGGGGTCCGATCTTGGGATTCGTTACGCCTTGGACCGTCCCGACCACGTGCAGGCAGTGGTCGGAGTGGCCGGCCATGGCCTGCACAAGGACCGAACCTGGTCTCAGGTGTACGAAGCCGCGAAGCACACCGAGGCCGACATCGTGATCGACTGGAGCCCCGATGTCCATGCCTCGCTGAACGAGTCCTTCTCGCAGTGGATCCACGAGAAGTCGTTGCTGCGTCGGTTGGCTGACACCACCATCCCGATGCACCTGATCGCCGCCGATGAGGACATCCGGCCGTCGTGGCCCCTCGAGCAGCTGGCCGCGCTTGTTCCGGATGGCCGCTTCAGCCGGGTGCCGGGCGTTCCCCACAACTTCTGGGCCACTCATCCTCGAACATGGGTGGAGGTGGTCAGCGAGGCCTGCAGCGACTACGCCTAGCTCGCGTCCCTTCCTCGGAGGTCTGGTGGTGTCAGTGCTCGGGGATCGGTCGGCCGAACGCCTCGAGCGTGATTGCCTGGGGTTCGGGGCCTCCGCGCTGGCCGGTGTCCAGGGCATCGATCGCTCCGAGTTCGGTGTCGGTGAGATCGAAGTCGAACACGTCGAGGTTCTCCGCCATCCGCTGCGGCTTGGTCGACTTCGGGATCACCGAACGGCCCTGCTGCAGGTGCCAGCGCAGCATCACCTGAGCCGGCGTCTTGTTGTGACCAGCCGCGATGTCGCCGATCACCGGGTCCTGCAGGGTGCTGGAGTGCTGGCCATCGCGATAGAAGGTGATGCCGCCGATCGGGGACCAGGCCTGGGTGACAATGCCGTGCTCAGCGTTCAGCGCCTGGACGTCGCGTTGCTGGAAGTAGGGGTGGACCTCGATCTGGTTCACGGCGGGCACCACAGTGGCCAGGTCGAGCAGACTGCTCAGGTGGTCGACCATGAAGTTGCTGACCCCGATGGCGCGGACCTTGCCCTGGGCGAGCAGGGTCTCCCGGCCCGGTAGGCCTGCAAGGTCGAATCGAACTGAGACGGCAGCGCCTGATGCAGGATCAGCAGGTCAATCTGGTCGACACCCAGCTTCCGGGCGCTCTTGTCGAAGGCGTGCACGGTCTGGTCATAGCCATAGTCGCTGATCCAGATCTTGGTCTCGAGGAACACCTCTGCCCTCTCCAGTCCAGAGGCGGCGACGGCCTCGCCGACCTGCCGTTCGTTGCCGTAGGCGGCGGTGTCGATATGGCGGTAACCCGCGGCCAGGGCAGCCGTGACCGCAGTTCGGGTTTCCTCCGGCGGGGTCTGGAACACGCCGAGTCCGAGCGCGGGCATGGTCACGCCGTTGTTGAGGGTCATGGTCGAGACATCAGGCATCGGGTACCTCTGGTTTCTCTCGGCACGGGCCGAGTGATCGGTGAATCGGTGGTCAGGGCATGGGAGGGCTGCGTGTGCGAGGTCAACCGCCTCAGTCGTCGGCGGAGCTGGTCGGTGACGATCTCACCCTGATCGCCTACACCGCAGAGCCGGGCAAAGGAGAGATACGGCGGCCGGGAAGCCGCTCGAATCTGTGGTCAGGTCACCGCGGGAGCGACAAGATAGAGGCATGTTCATCGAGACGATCCCCGAGGACGCCGCCGAGGGCCCCCTCGCCGAGTTCTACCAGCTGCAGAAGGGAGTCTGGGGCTTCCTTCCCGACTTTGCGACCGCCTTCTCGACCCGACCGGAGATAGCGATGGCCTGGAGTGTCTTGAACAAGACGGTGCGCGACGGGATGGACCGCCGCCGTTTCGAGATCGCCACTATCGGCGCCGCCCGGGCGTTGCGCTCGACGTACTGCACCGCTGCCCACTCGAAATTTCTGCGTGACGCATGCGGCGACGAGCCCACCATGATCGCTATCGCGGAGGACCCGAGTGGTGGCCGCCTGAATGATCAGGATCGCGCTGTCTATGAGTTTGCTGCTCGGGTGGCAAAGGATGCAGCGTCGATCGAGCAGAGCGACGTCGACCGACTGCGGGAGCTGGGGCTCAGTGACCGCGACGTCGCGGATGTCGTCTTCGCGGTGGCAGCCAGGTGTTTCTTCACTCGTGTCCTGGACGGACTCGGGGCTCAGCTCGACGCCCAGACCGCCGCAACGTTCGCGCCGGAAATCCTCGAGACCATGGTGGTCGGACGCCCCGCAGGCGCACGCTGAATGTTGGTCTCTGTCTACGGCTGCCTCAGGTGTGCTCCACCGCTGCGGCCTCCACTGGGAGGGCAGCGGTGAACCTTTGGAGGAATGCGTCGAAGCCGACGACGTCGGCCCGGTCGGGTTGAACGGTCTCCAACTCGATGGTGGCGAACACCTCGTCGTTCAGGAAGTCGGCGAGGGTCTGTTCTGGTTGCCGGGCGGTGAGGTAGGCGGCGAGGACGGCTATGCCCCAGGCGCCCCCCTCGGAGGCGATGTCGCCGACGGAGACGGGGGTGTCGATGGCGGCAGCCAGGAACCGTTGCCCGACTCCCTTGGTTTTGAACAGGCCGCCGTGGGCAAACATGGTGTCCAACTTGACGCCCTCCGCCTTCTGGAGGACGTCCATGCCGATCCGCAGAGTCGCCAGTGGCGCGAACAGCTGCGTACGCATGAAGGTGGACAGGTTGAACGCGCTGCCGGGGGCTCGCAGGAACAGCGGCCGGCCCTCCTCCATCCCGGTGATGGGCTCACCCGAGAGGTAGTTGAAGGCGACCAGACCGCCGCAGTCGGGGGCGCCCGTCAAGGCGGCGCGGAACAGGGTCTCGAAGATCGTGGCACCGTTGGTCTCGACGCCCAGGGCGGCTGCGAACTCCGCGAACAGGCCCACCCAGGCGTCCAGTTCGCTGGCTCCGTTGTTGCAGTGCACCATCGCCACCAGGTCTCCGGCTGGGGTGGTGACCAGGTCGAGCTCCTTGTGGGCGCGGCTGAGTGGATGCTCGAGCACGACCATAGCGAAGATGCTGGTGCCGGCGCTCACATTGCCGGTGCGAGGGGCGACGGAGTTGGTGGCCACCATGCCGGTCCCGGCGTCGCCCTCAGGCGGGCACATCGCCGCGCCCGGTCGGAGTCTTCCGCTCGGGTCCAGCAGTGTTGCACCGGCCGAGGTGAGCTCGCCCGCCGCTTCGCCGGCGGTTCGGATGGTAGGCAGCAGCTCGGACAGGGTGAGCTTGGCCCCGTTCTCGGCGGCGAGCTCCTCGAACTGACGGAGCATGCGCGCGTCGTAGTCGCCGGCGGTCACATCGATGGGGAACATGCCGCTGGCGTCACCGACTCCGATGACCTGCTGCCCGGTGAGCTGCCAGTGGACGTATCCGGCCAGGGTGGTCAGGTGGGCGATGCGCTCGACGTGGTCTTCCCCGTTGAGAATTGCCTGGTAGAGGTGCGCCACGCTCCAGCGATGGGGAATGTTGTACCCGAGCCGCTCGCTCAGGATCTCGGCGGCCGGGCCGGTATTGGTGTTGCGCCAGGTGCGGAACGGGGTGAGGAGCTCGCCGGCGGCGTCGAAGGCGAGATAGCCGTGCATCATCGCCGACACCCCGAGAGCGCCGACCGAGGTGAGTTCGACGTCGTAGCGCTGGTGCACGTCGGCCGCAAGAGAGGCGAAGCACTCCTGCAGCCCGTCCCACACCGCCTCGAGGGAATAGGTCCAGAGCCGATCCACAAATTGGTTCTCCCAGTCGTGGCTCCCCGCCGCGATGGGCGCATGGTCAAGACCAGTCAGCACCGCCTTGATCCGGGTTGACCCGAGCTCGATCCCGAGGGAGGTGCGGTTGTCGATGATGGCTGTGCGCATGTCGGTCGGCATGGCTACAAGGTAGTAGGTGGCCTCCGTTCCAGGGGATGGGCCAGGCTAGCTTCGTCGGCCCGCCCACCGAGGCCCGATCCTCCGCCTCCTCGTGGTCACCGCCGTACACGACTTCGACGCCGCGGAAGAGGCCCGCCTGCGTGGCAAAGAAGAAGGATGGCCGGAGACCGACCCGGGGATGCCGAAGAGGACCTCCGACCGCGGCGATGATTGCAGCCTTAGCGGCGGCCCCATCCAAGACTGACCTCG is a window from the Microlunatus panaciterrae genome containing:
- a CDS encoding JmjC domain-containing protein translates to MSATVLERCTHLDRQTFAESVWSVRPSLSHAAELPAPGYSDLFGINQADQLLSRQGLRTPFLRAAKDGVALSPGSIAGPAGVGAQISDQVDDTKVTGLFASGATIVLQGLHRTHPPLEAFARGLAGELGHPVQVNAYITPPESQGFSAHYDTHDVFVLQVCGRKRWIIHEPVIDSPLPQQPWPARREAVEAAASAAPHMEAILEPGDALYLPRGWLHAAVALDQISIHLTVGIHVWTRRHLVERILASAGERQPFRTSLPIGVDFGDPSTFKDDFAAVVSALRAVADEAAMDEVSEALRDQVGRSMRPEPIGPIAQGLLAHEAGPDLAIRWRDGIRRDARPSIDTDCDLRALQRLCAGGTVTAGELGLATARAALAEGLVVPCP
- a CDS encoding alpha/beta fold hydrolase, which gives rise to MTVPADDGVPLHVGMTGTGPAVVVLSGGPGCVHYLEDDALAPRGARAFYPEPRGVGRSGGGPHDLRRAVDDLEAVRKINNIQRWVVLGHSWGSDLGIRYALDRPDHVQAVVGVAGHGLHKDRTWSQVYEAAKHTEADIVIDWSPDVHASLNESFSQWIHEKSLLRRLADTTIPMHLIAADEDIRPSWPLEQLAALVPDGRFSRVPGVPHNFWATHPRTWVEVVSEACSDYA
- a CDS encoding aldo/keto reductase, giving the protein MVDHLSSLLDLATVVPAVNQIEVHPYFQQRDVQALNAEHGIVTQAWSPIGGITFYRDGQHSSTLQDPVIGDIAAGHNKTPAQVMLRWHLQQGRSVIPKSTKPQRMAENLDVFDFDLTDTELGAIDALDTGQRGGPEPQAITLEAFGRPIPEH
- a CDS encoding aldo/keto reductase, producing MPDVSTMTLNNGVTMPALGLGVFQTPPEETRTAVTAALAAGYRHIDTAAYGNERQVGEAVAASGLERAEVFLETKIWISDYGYDQTVHAFDKSARKLGVDQIDLLILHQALPSQFDSTLQAYRAGRPCSPRARSAPSGSATSWSTT
- a CDS encoding carboxymuconolactone decarboxylase family protein — its product is MFIETIPEDAAEGPLAEFYQLQKGVWGFLPDFATAFSTRPEIAMAWSVLNKTVRDGMDRRRFEIATIGAARALRSTYCTAAHSKFLRDACGDEPTMIAIAEDPSGGRLNDQDRAVYEFAARVAKDAASIEQSDVDRLRELGLSDRDVADVVFAVAARCFFTRVLDGLGAQLDAQTAATFAPEILETMVVGRPAGAR
- a CDS encoding xylulokinase, translated to MPTDMRTAIIDNRTSLGIELGSTRIKAVLTGLDHAPIAAGSHDWENQFVDRLWTYSLEAVWDGLQECFASLAADVHQRYDVELTSVGALGVSAMMHGYLAFDAAGELLTPFRTWRNTNTGPAAEILSERLGYNIPHRWSVAHLYQAILNGEDHVERIAHLTTLAGYVHWQLTGQQVIGVGDASGMFPIDVTAGDYDARMLRQFEELAAENGAKLTLSELLPTIRTAGEAAGELTSAGATLLDPSGRLRPGAAMCPPEGDAGTGMVATNSVAPRTGNVSAGTSIFAMVVLEHPLSRAHKELDLVTTPAGDLVAMVHCNNGASELDAWVGLFAEFAAALGVETNGATIFETLFRAALTGAPDCGGLVAFNYLSGEPITGMEEGRPLFLRAPGSAFNLSTFMRTQLFAPLATLRIGMDVLQKAEGVKLDTMFAHGGLFKTKGVGQRFLAAAIDTPVSVGDIASEGGAWGIAVLAAYLTARQPEQTLADFLNDEVFATIELETVQPDRADVVGFDAFLQRFTAALPVEAAAVEHT